Proteins from a single region of Megalopta genalis isolate 19385.01 chromosome 3, iyMegGena1_principal, whole genome shotgun sequence:
- the LOC117226831 gene encoding protein THEM6 yields the protein MICTCAWVIVLLLFVLFDVNYFIRIAFTVGTGRIFNKKRKSLMEVSTIYGICTFQDIDIALKHMNNARFLRELDFARFYYWDSTALYAGICKRGGNAVQGASMTRYRKTIGIFTPFKITTKLIYWDDKNIYLEHQFISIPDGFVRAVGLSKQTTFGLKVSVDEILQELEPGIEKPQMTKELQLWIDTMEESSQKLKKRN from the exons ATGATTTGCACTTGCGCTTGGGTGATCGTGCTTCTCCTATTTGTGTTGTTCGATGTCAACTACTTCATTAGAATTGCGTTCACCGTCGGCACTGGCAGAATCTTCAACAAGAAGAGGAAAAGTCTCATGGAAGTCTCAACAATTTACG GAATATGCACCTTCCAGGACATCGATATAGCTCTGAAGCACATGAACAATGCTCGGTTCCTTCGAGAATTGGACTTCGCGAGGTTTTATTATTGGGACAGCACTGCATTATATGCAGGGATCTGTAAAAGAGGCGGAAATGCTGTGCAAGGTGCATCGATGACGCGGTACAGGAAGACTATCGGGATTTTTACACCGTTCAAGATCACCACGAAG CTGATCTACTGGGATGACAAGAACATCTACTTGGAGCACCAGTTCATCAGCATTCCCGATGGCTTCGTCCGAGCTGTTGGCCTCAGTAAACAGACGACTTTTGGCCTGAAAGTTTCTGTCGATGAAATATTGCAGGAACTGGAACCTGGCATCGAAAAACCACAAATGACAAAAGAGTTGCAATTGTGGATAGACACCATGGAGGAATCCTCTCAGAAACTAAAAAAGCGCAACTAA